One Bacillus sp. FJAT-52991 genomic region harbors:
- a CDS encoding YuiA family protein: MTIQTKKQTCHTCEGKGYLQLLLGGSETCPNCGGEGDHKE, translated from the coding sequence ATGACAATCCAAACAAAAAAACAAACATGCCACACTTGTGAAGGCAAAGGCTATCTTCAACTCCTCCTCGGCGGCTCGGAAACTTGCCCAAATTGCGGTGGAGAAGGAGATCATAAAGAATAA
- a CDS encoding NUDIX hydrolase, translating to MKRGSVWLGAAGLVIDAAGRWLVVKKNYSGLKGQWSLPAGFVDRGETADEAAVREVKEETGIDCDVCGVVGIRTGVIKEEISDNLMIFLLMLKEEGQPLIIEEKELMEAAWLSTEELKNDAHTSTLLRTLVDNFERASLYCKDGVDPGKQFGYTSYKLFF from the coding sequence TTGAAAAGAGGATCTGTTTGGTTAGGGGCTGCTGGCCTAGTGATTGATGCAGCAGGTCGCTGGCTAGTAGTGAAGAAAAATTATAGCGGACTAAAAGGACAATGGTCGTTACCAGCTGGATTTGTAGATCGCGGAGAAACAGCGGATGAAGCGGCTGTTCGGGAAGTAAAGGAAGAAACCGGAATCGATTGTGACGTTTGCGGAGTTGTTGGCATTCGAACAGGGGTCATTAAAGAAGAAATTAGCGATAATTTAATGATCTTTTTATTGATGTTAAAGGAAGAAGGACAACCCTTAATAATAGAAGAAAAAGAACTCATGGAAGCGGCTTGGTTGTCAACTGAAGAATTAAAAAATGACGCTCATACTTCGACTTTATTGCGTACACTTGTAGATAATTTTGAGCGAGCCTCCCTGTATTGTAAAGATGGCGTGGACCCTGGAAAACAGTTTGGCTATACATCTTATAAATTATTCTTCTAA
- a CDS encoding NAD(P)/FAD-dependent oxidoreductase — MRKPKIVVLGAGYGGLMTVTRLQKMLGQDEANIVLVNKNDYHYETTWLHEASAGTLHHDRVRYDIDSVINRSKVEFIRAEVQDIKTAEKKVILNSGEVEYDYLVFALGGESETFGIQGLKEYAFTISNVNAARQIREHIDYQFATYAMETEKKEERLSIVVGGAGFTGIEFLGELTNRVPELCREYDIDYSKVRIYCVEAAPMVLPGFDPELVKYAVSQLEKKGVEFKIGTAIKEATPEGIKVAKGEEELQEIKAGTVIWAAGVRGSSIIEKAEIENMRARVKVNPDLRAPGHDNIFVIGDSSLIINEEINRPYPPTAQIAMQQGEVCARNVVKLLKGQADDLEAFKPDIKGTVCSLGDDDAIGVAFGKKMTGTKASFMKKMIDNRALLMIGGPSLVMKKGKFKFL; from the coding sequence GTGAGAAAGCCGAAGATCGTAGTATTAGGTGCAGGTTATGGTGGATTGATGACAGTCACTCGTCTTCAAAAAATGTTAGGACAAGACGAAGCAAACATCGTATTGGTAAACAAAAATGATTACCATTATGAAACGACTTGGCTTCATGAAGCATCTGCAGGTACATTGCATCATGACCGTGTGCGTTATGATATTGATAGCGTTATCAATCGCAGTAAAGTAGAATTTATCCGCGCAGAAGTGCAAGATATTAAAACGGCTGAAAAGAAAGTCATTTTGAATTCTGGTGAAGTAGAATATGATTATCTTGTATTCGCGCTTGGTGGCGAATCTGAAACGTTCGGCATTCAAGGCTTAAAAGAGTATGCGTTTACAATTTCTAATGTAAATGCTGCACGTCAAATTCGTGAGCACATCGATTACCAATTTGCGACATATGCAATGGAAACAGAAAAGAAAGAAGAGCGTCTATCTATCGTTGTCGGCGGTGCCGGATTTACAGGTATTGAATTCCTTGGCGAATTAACAAACCGCGTGCCTGAACTTTGTCGCGAGTATGATATTGACTACTCTAAAGTTCGTATCTACTGCGTAGAAGCAGCACCAATGGTTCTTCCAGGTTTCGATCCTGAGCTAGTGAAATATGCTGTTTCTCAATTAGAGAAAAAAGGTGTAGAATTCAAAATCGGCACAGCGATTAAAGAAGCAACACCAGAAGGCATTAAAGTAGCTAAAGGCGAAGAAGAGCTTCAAGAAATCAAAGCTGGCACAGTTATTTGGGCAGCTGGAGTTCGCGGAAGCTCAATCATTGAAAAAGCAGAGATCGAAAATATGCGTGCCCGTGTAAAAGTAAATCCTGATTTACGTGCGCCAGGTCATGACAACATTTTCGTAATTGGTGATTCTTCACTTATTATTAATGAAGAAATTAACCGTCCGTATCCACCAACAGCTCAAATTGCGATGCAACAAGGGGAAGTATGTGCTCGCAACGTAGTGAAGCTGTTGAAAGGTCAAGCAGATGATCTTGAAGCATTTAAACCAGACATTAAAGGTACGGTTTGTTCTTTAGGAGATGACGATGCGATCGGTGTGGCTTTCGGTAAGAAAATGACAGGTACGAAAGCTTCATTCATGAAGAAAATGATTGATAACCGTGCATTATTGATGATCGGTGGACCATCGCTTGTGATGAAAAAAGGTAAATTTAAATTCCTATAA
- a CDS encoding NAD(P)/FAD-dependent oxidoreductase — MNHDKEIFDITIVGGGPVGLFTAFYGGMRKASVKIIESLPQLGGQLSTLYPEKYIYDVAGFPKVRAQELVDRLVEQMEPFSPTICLGQSVQTLEKLADGTLKLTTDQEAHFTKTIIITAGNGAFQPRKLELPNATMYEKTNLHYFITDLEQFKDRHIAICGGGDSAVDWALMLEPIAKRVSIIHRREKFRAHEHSVEQLRASNVNIMTPYVPSNVIEENGRIGALELTRVETDRKEILPVDDVIVNFGFVSSLGPIKEWGLTIEKNNIVVNSKMETNIEGVYAAGDVCTYDGKVKLIASGFGEAPTAVNNAKAYLDPKARVQPLHSTSLFEQRK, encoded by the coding sequence ATGAATCACGATAAGGAAATATTTGATATTACCATTGTTGGAGGTGGACCTGTCGGATTATTCACAGCATTTTACGGAGGCATGCGCAAAGCCTCGGTCAAAATCATTGAAAGTTTGCCGCAACTAGGAGGGCAACTGTCAACTCTCTACCCTGAAAAATATATTTACGATGTCGCTGGATTCCCTAAAGTTCGCGCACAGGAACTGGTTGATCGCCTTGTCGAACAAATGGAACCATTCTCTCCTACCATCTGTTTAGGACAGTCTGTACAAACTCTCGAAAAATTAGCAGATGGCACATTAAAGCTAACAACCGACCAAGAAGCCCATTTCACCAAAACGATTATCATCACTGCAGGCAATGGCGCCTTTCAACCACGAAAATTAGAACTTCCAAATGCAACAATGTATGAAAAAACAAATCTTCATTACTTCATCACAGACCTTGAACAGTTTAAAGACCGACATATCGCTATTTGCGGGGGCGGTGATTCAGCCGTCGATTGGGCACTTATGCTTGAACCCATCGCAAAACGTGTATCTATCATCCATCGTCGCGAAAAATTTAGAGCTCATGAGCATAGTGTAGAACAGCTTCGCGCATCTAATGTCAATATTATGACACCTTATGTACCGAGCAACGTAATCGAAGAAAATGGCCGAATTGGAGCGCTTGAATTAACAAGAGTTGAAACGGATCGTAAAGAAATTCTTCCCGTCGATGATGTCATCGTCAATTTCGGCTTTGTCTCCTCACTCGGTCCCATTAAAGAATGGGGACTTACCATTGAAAAAAACAACATTGTTGTCAATTCCAAAATGGAAACAAATATAGAAGGCGTGTACGCTGCGGGCGATGTGTGTACCTATGACGGCAAAGTTAAATTAATCGCGTCAGGCTTTGGCGAAGCACCAACAGCCGTCAACAACGCAAAAGCCTACCTTGACCCGAAAGCTCGCGTTCAACCGCTGCATAGCACCTCCTTATTCGAACAGCGAAAATAA